One Microplitis demolitor isolate Queensland-Clemson2020A chromosome 2, iyMicDemo2.1a, whole genome shotgun sequence DNA segment encodes these proteins:
- the LOC103572493 gene encoding uncharacterized protein LOC103572493, translated as MGAYKHEGPDWIRLDDPFFLTVQWEFASTIDWLITVLPVREPKESAGKRLSILEYFLSMDEEKFRVLLEHCPPWTKQHLMKARSRRLQRRYSRIVILVVQESDLELE; from the exons ATGGGGGCATATAAGCATGAAGGACCTGACTGGATTAGATTGGATGATCCATTCTTTTTGACCGTGCAATGGGAATTTGCCAGCACAATAGACTGGCTCATAACAGTATTGCCAGTACGAGAACCGAAAGAGTCAGCAGGAAAAAGACTTTCTATTCTCGAG tattttctaTCCATGGACGAGGAGAAGTTCCGTGTCTTGCTAGAACACTGTCCACCATGGACGAAGCAGCACCTGATGAAAGCTCGGAGTCGGCGTTTGCAGAGGCGGTACAGCAGAATAGTGATCTTGGTCGTACAGGAATCTGACTTGGAATTGGAATAG